The following are encoded in a window of Streptomyces sp. SAT1 genomic DNA:
- a CDS encoding Leu/Phe/Val dehydrogenase, whose protein sequence is MTDVTGAHADVLHTLFHSEQGGHEQVVLCQDRASGLKAVIAIHSTALGPALGGTRFYPYASEGEAVADALNLARGMSYKNAMAGLGHGGGKAVIIGDPELVKTEELLLAYGRCVASLGGRYVTACDVGTYVADMDVVARECRWTTGRSPENGGAGDSSVLTAFGVYQGMRASAQHLWGDPTLRGRKVGVAGVGKVGHHLVRHLLDEGAEVVITDVRAEAVDRIVAAHPEVARAADTDALIRTEGLDIYAPCALGGALNDDSVPALTAAVVCGAANNQLAHPGVEKDLADRGILYAPDYVVNAGGVIQVADELHGFDFDRCRAQAAKIFDTTLTIFARAKEDGIPPAAAADRIAEQRMADARAAR, encoded by the coding sequence GTGACCGACGTAACCGGCGCGCACGCTGACGTACTGCACACCCTGTTCCACTCGGAGCAGGGGGGCCACGAACAGGTCGTGCTCTGTCAGGACCGTGCCAGCGGCCTCAAGGCCGTCATCGCCATCCACTCCACCGCCCTCGGACCCGCGCTCGGCGGTACCCGCTTCTACCCGTACGCGAGCGAGGGCGAGGCCGTCGCCGACGCGCTGAACCTCGCCCGCGGCATGTCGTACAAGAACGCCATGGCCGGTCTCGGCCACGGCGGCGGCAAGGCCGTGATCATCGGCGACCCGGAGCTGGTCAAGACCGAGGAGCTGCTGCTCGCCTACGGGCGCTGCGTGGCCTCGCTCGGCGGGCGCTACGTCACCGCGTGCGACGTCGGCACGTACGTCGCCGACATGGACGTGGTGGCACGCGAGTGCCGCTGGACCACCGGCCGCTCCCCGGAGAACGGCGGCGCGGGCGACTCCTCCGTGCTCACCGCCTTCGGTGTCTACCAGGGCATGCGGGCCAGCGCCCAGCACCTGTGGGGCGACCCGACGCTGCGCGGCCGCAAGGTGGGCGTGGCGGGCGTGGGCAAGGTCGGGCACCACTTGGTGCGGCACCTGCTGGACGAGGGCGCCGAGGTCGTGATCACGGACGTACGGGCCGAGGCCGTGGACCGGATCGTCGCCGCGCACCCCGAGGTGGCACGCGCCGCCGACACCGACGCCCTGATCCGCACCGAGGGGCTCGACATCTACGCCCCCTGCGCGCTCGGCGGCGCCCTGAACGACGACTCGGTGCCGGCGCTGACCGCCGCGGTGGTGTGCGGGGCGGCCAACAACCAGCTCGCGCACCCCGGCGTCGAGAAGGACCTCGCCGACCGCGGCATCCTCTACGCCCCGGACTACGTGGTGAACGCGGGCGGGGTCATCCAGGTGGCCGACGAGCTGCACGGCTTCGACTTCGACCGGTGCCGGGCGCAGGCCGCGAAGATCTTCGACACCACGCTCACGATCTTCGCACGTGCAAAGGAGGACGGCATTCCGCCGGCCGCGGCGGCCGACCGGATCGCCGAGCAGCGGATGGCGGACGCGCGCGCCGCGCGGTGA